From Nitrosopumilus sp. b3, the proteins below share one genomic window:
- the erpA gene encoding iron-sulfur cluster insertion protein ErpA: MATEQTQKMITVSTKAAEKIKEFMKEEAESPEYLRVYVQGGGCSGLSYGMGFEKAPEEDDIVMEENGVKLLVDSYSVDHLQGANVDYIESLMGSGFKINNPNVTKSCSCGHSFSTE; this comes from the coding sequence ATGGCAACTGAGCAAACACAAAAGATGATCACAGTCAGCACAAAAGCAGCTGAAAAGATCAAAGAATTCATGAAAGAAGAAGCAGAATCACCTGAATATCTTCGAGTATATGTCCAAGGTGGCGGTTGTTCTGGTCTATCTTATGGGATGGGCTTTGAAAAGGCACCAGAAGAAGATGACATAGTCATGGAAGAAAATGGAGTAAAACTCCTAGTTGACAGTTACAGTGTTGACCATCTACAAGGTGCAAACGTAGACTATATTGAAAGTCTAATGGGATCTGGATTTAAAATCAATAATCCAAACGTTACAAAATCCTGTTCATGTGGTCACTCATTTAGTACTGAATAA